The DNA window TTCCGATCTTGCTGCTGACAGGCAGTATATTCGGCCCCCGCAGTTTCGGCCTCTGATCCCGTGTCGACATTTGGCGAGATCAAAGGCTCGTCTCCCTAGAATTTGACCGCGCTGCTGACGGCGGTTACGACAATAGAACCACAAGCAGGACGCGGAATCAGAGGTTCACGAACCATGATCCACATCTTGATGGGCTCGAAGCTGCCCTCGAAGACAACTTCACGTTTGACTTCGAATCCGAACTTTGCGTAGTAGCCATTATTACGTTCAGCGCTAGACTCAAGGTACATGGGACGCTGCTCAGCATCAGCCTAGCTTCTGTTAGTAAGCCGATTTGAGGTTGCAAAGGACGACAGATAACATGGCAACTTACCTTGGCGACCATGTCGCGGATCAACTTTCCGGCATAACCCCTTCCTTGGGCATTGGGCTTGGTGCCGATGTATACAAGATAGTACGAGTCCTTATCCCGCTCGCCCATGACTTCCAATTTGGTCTGGTCGAGAACGGGCAACATTTCATTGTAATATCGTCTTCGCCCCTCAGCTGACAGCTGGTAATTTAATCTCCACATGCCACTGCGAATACTAGTCCACCAGTCATCCATTTGTTGGCCCGGCGCAAGCCTGTATTCAAGTCAGCTTAATATCGTATAGAGGTTCATTGGATCACGCACCAAAGAGCTACGGCTTCGTAGTCCGACCCAATAGTTGTCACCGTGCCCTTGTAACAGTGCGCTGCAACCATATAAGTCATATAGTCAACATGAAGCTTCCATTTCTGCTCATCAGAGTAGTCGACCATATCGTCACCGTCGAGCAGATATTGGCTCATTGCATCAGTTGCGAAAGCTTGAGCCAGAGAGCTGCCGGCTGCCGCAGACTCGTTTACGTTAACAAGACGAACAGAGGTTTCCCACGAAGACGGTATGAGGGAGCGTCGCCGCCACCTGGCTATTGCCGCAGATCCATTGGTGCCATTACTACaattcttgttgatctccaTGATTGCAGTTTAACCAGTACTTGTTTTATTCGCTGTACCTAGGGGGCCCCTCCCCTGGTCTAGAAAGGGGCGCCATGTCGCATTAAGCATGACAGGTTCGTGATTCAAACACTCAGACTCACATTGTATATTTTGGCAATTGTCGCCCGTATGAACTCGTGACAATTGAGTTCTTGATACGGACGTGAACCTGGAAGGGTGTCTCAGACAATTGAGGCTGGTACGAACTTCAACCGACATCAATGTAATACTTGAGCGGGCCAGGCTCGCGGTCACGGCTTAGTAAAAGAGGTTTGGTTCGAGAAAGATCAGTCGACGGACGTCAGCGCGTAGGATGTCCACGCAGATGGCTGAGTTGTGTGAAGCGGGAGTGTTCAGAAAAGGCCTGAACGAATCAATAACCTTCAACAGCGTGAGGTTGGTTATAGCAAGCAGCACGTATCAACAGCAATAGCAAGACCACAAGTTTGTTATTCTTCACAGCAACTTCCCAATAAGAAGGCTTAGCAAGATTTCGATTGAGTCTCTCAGTGGTCGACCGCTGTTGTCTTGTCAAAGTTGATGACTAGAGCAAAGATGGGTGTTTATGGGATAGATGAGCGACTGAGCAGAGGGTTAGGGAACAAAGAAAGGCTAGAAGATAGGGAACAGAGAGGGGATTAAGTAGGGCGAATACTAGGTAGATAGACACGACGTGTGTACCACAGTTTGTAGCATAGATAATACATACAAAGCGCCTCGACCCGGTGACCTGGCGTATAATTGGTCGAATCGTTGCATGATAGCCATTATCGTGGGGCTGCGACTAGCTTCGGGGTCCATTCTGAGACAAGTAGACAAGTAGCTTTGGAACAGGACCCGGGAAACAAGGCGAGCAGGCGAGATAGCGGGCTTAGGAGCACAGTGTATGCTGACTGACGATCATCGACCACATGGTCAGCTGCGAGGTAATCGTGGGGGTGAGGCGGGACTTGCCTGGACAAACCAGATCGTGAGTTTATATCCAAGATCTGAGACCATCCAGTCAATTGCGCAGGTGAAGACAGACTAAGAAATCATTGAGATCCTTGACTTGCAAGACCAGGTGAAGCTGTCATTGGTTCCTTTATCTGTGTCAAATGGAAGAGGCGGCAGTAGCTGTCAAAACTATCGTTGTCATGCTGCTTGCTTGTTGTTGGATGGCAACGGCTTGCGGCGGCACCCCAGCTCAGTTTGTTGGTCATCAGGCAATACTGTGTCACTTGACAAGTGTAACTTTGTTATTAATCCGGATCTAGCGGAAAATCAAGACATCATGGACGAATCGTTGAGTATAAAAAAGGCTCGGTCCAGTAAAAAGAAACATAAAATAAGCTTGTCTAGACTGAGACTTCAGTAGTGCGCTGTGTTGACGTGAAGTTGTGCAGAGGTTCAGGAACTAACAAATGAGACGCTTTCCGACTGGGCGGCATTCGTCCACATAATTGGCAATGAATAATCACAACCTATCTCTTTTCTGATCAACAGAATCGGGGCTTTGATTAGTGAAGCTAAGCTGTTCAAGGTCTTCTTAATCCTGGTAAATGAAAGCCCGTAGTGAATAACGTAAATTAAAAGCGGCTCTGAACCTCATCTATGTTTATCACAAGGCTCAAGAGCGGATATCTATTTTGGCTGAATGAGAAAATTCAGCGCATCATCAACCCGAGTTTCTAAGTCGATGGTGGAATATTGTCTTTGCTGTCGATTTTCGATGTTTTCCCTCTCTTTTCGTTCGCCGTCACTCATTACATGCGTCTGATCTCCTGTTCATTCAAGTACTTATCGAGACCAGAGTCAAGGTTCTGCCACCACTCAAAGAGCATAGAGTTGCAGATAAGCTTGAACCAAGGAGTGAAAACCAGACTAGGATCGTCGAATTGTTGCTTGAGGCTCTCAGGGGTAACGTATTGAGTATCTCGGACCTCGTTCTTATTGATgtcaaggtcgacgttggcCTTGATGAAGAGAATGTAGTCAACTGTTCTATATGTTAAATCCTGCAGCCTCAAGAGTTTGGTTCGTACATACTCTCATGCTCACCCCACATTCCGTCACTGGGAGCCTTGTAGTGAATGCGGGTCAGGAAGTGGAAGTCCTCGAAAGGGACCTGCTCCTTCTTGATACCCAATTCGTGCTCAAGCTTGCGCTGGGCAGCTCGCTTGACACCAGCGATGGAGTCCTCAAGAGTAGAACCAGTCTCGGTAGGGATATGAAGAGGGTGAGAGCAGC is part of the Fusarium poae strain DAOMC 252244 chromosome 4, whole genome shotgun sequence genome and encodes:
- the IDI1 gene encoding isopentenyl-diphosphate delta-isomerase idi1 (BUSCO:41296at5125) — translated: MSTTTTTANQPITAESMLRLFPDIDTSSEPLSGHDEEQIRLMDEVCIVLDENDKPIGTASKKICHLMTNIDKGLLHRAFSVFLFNDKNELLLQQRATEKITFPDMWTNTCCSHPLHIPTETGSTLEDSIAGVKRAAQRKLEHELGIKKEQVPFEDFHFLTRIHYKAPSDGMWGEHEIDYILFIKANVDLDINKNEVRDTQYVTPESLKQQFDDPSLVFTPWFKLICNSMLFEWWQNLDSGLDKYLNEQEIRRM